The stretch of DNA GTCACGACCACGGCCCCCGCCATGGGCACGCTCTGGGCCATGCTGAGCGCGATGTCCCCCGTGCCAGGAGGCAGGTCCACGATCAGGTAGTCCAGCTCGCCCCAAGCCACGTCCCGCATGAATTGCTGAACCGCCCCGTGCAGCATGGGTCCCCGCCAGATCACCGGCTGGTCCGGGGGGACGAGCATGCCCATGGAGATGACCTTCAGCCCGTGGGCTTCGGGGGGGATCATCTTCTTGTCCTCGCTCACCTCCGGTTGGTCGGTGCTCCCCAGCATCTGGGGGATGTTGGGGCCGTAGACATCGGCGTCCATAAGGCCCACTCGCGCCCCCTTCCGGACCAGGGCCACCGCGAGGTTGACGGAGGTGGTGGACTTGCCCACCCCGCCCTTGCCCGCCCCCACGGCCAGGATGTTGCGGATGCCGGGCACCGCCTGCCGACCGAAACCACCGCGGGCCCGGACCTCGGCCGTCATCTTGGCCCGGGCCACTCTGACCCCGGGCAGGGCGGCCACCTTTTCCTCCGCCTCCGCCTTCATCTGGTCCTTGACCGGGCAAGCGGGAGTGGTCAGCTCGATCGTGAAGTCCACCTCCTCGCCCTCGATCTTGACCTCCTTCACGAAGCCCAGGCTGACGATGTCCTTGTGGAGGTCGGGATCCTGGATTGTCCGCAGCACCGAAAGGACCTGGTCTTTTGACACGCTCACCGTGATTACCTCGCTCTATGTCGCCCGGGACCGCCCTCAGCGGGAGCCGAGGGCGGAGTCCACCGTCTCCTGAAGCCTCCGGAACTTGCTCGGTGGGCTTCCCAGCACCTTGGAACGGAGTTGCCCCTGCCCGTCGATGACGAAGGTGGTGGGATAGCCCTGGGTGGCGCCGTAGGCCTCCTGGACCTTGTCGTCGCCCAGCAGCTGTCGGTACGGGATCCGGTACTCCCGTACAAAGTCCTGGATCTCCTGGGGCGCCCCCGAGTCCACGACCACGCCCACCACCTCGATCCCCCGCGGCTGGTTCTTCCGCCAGAAAGCGGCGTACTCGGGGATCTCCTGGATGCAGGGCCCGCACCACGTGGCCCAGAAGTCCAGCACCACCACCTTACCCTTCAAGGACGCGAGGCTGACCCTCCCCCCCGCCAGATCGGGCAGGTCAAAGGGGGGGGCGGCGCCCAGCTCGACCTTCGGCGCAGCGGCACAGGTGCTGCTCAGCAGGGCGGCGACGACGAGAACGTGCACCCTCACCTCATCATTATAACGGAGCGGGAACGGCTGGACCCCACCCGCCCGCAGGCCTGCGCGGGATGGCCCCTAGCCCAGCCGAGCCAGGGAAGGGAACAGGCGGGAGAAGTACTGGGAGAGCAGGGTGAGGCGGTCCGTCAGGAGCAGCAGCCCCACCCCCACCAGGAGCGCCCCGGAGACGCACTCGATCGGCCGCATCCAGCCTCGGAGCCGCCGGAAGGCCGTGAAGAAGCCGTTCACGGCCAGCCCGGAGGCAATGAAGGGTATCCCGAGGCCGGCTGCGTAGGCGGAGAGGAGCACGATTCCCTTCAGGACCGTCTCCTCCTGGGAGGCATAGAGGAGGATCGCGC from Vicinamibacteria bacterium encodes:
- a CDS encoding Mrp/NBP35 family ATP-binding protein, encoding MSVSKDQVLSVLRTIQDPDLHKDIVSLGFVKEVKIEGEEVDFTIELTTPACPVKDQMKAEAEEKVAALPGVRVARAKMTAEVRARGGFGRQAVPGIRNILAVGAGKGGVGKSTTSVNLAVALVRKGARVGLMDADVYGPNIPQMLGSTDQPEVSEDKKMIPPEAHGLKVISMGMLVPPDQPVIWRGPMLHGAVQQFMRDVAWGELDYLIVDLPPGTGDIALSMAQSVPMAGAVVVTTPQGVSVSDVRKAVAMFRQLNIPILGVVENMSYFVCGHCGERTDIFGHGGGSRMAEDMGIPFLGEVPIDTRVRSGGDEGQPIVVAAPEAPAARAFVDVAGKVAAQISIQAMRVLKVIQTA
- a CDS encoding TlpA disulfide reductase family protein produces the protein MRVHVLVVAALLSSTCAAAPKVELGAAPPFDLPDLAGGRVSLASLKGKVVVLDFWATWCGPCIQEIPEYAAFWRKNQPRGIEVVGVVVDSGAPQEIQDFVREYRIPYRQLLGDDKVQEAYGATQGYPTTFVIDGQGQLRSKVLGSPPSKFRRLQETVDSALGSR